One Bremerella sp. JC817 DNA segment encodes these proteins:
- a CDS encoding DoxX family protein — protein MNEPSPEPTPVPPGATPAAAKWTGRVLSGLVGLLLIASALGKLAGGAPVEEGFSQLGLPLEMRFPLGVLELVIAIIYLVPYTSILGAILLTGYMGGAICTHWRVGDPFIIQSVIGVLIWLGVFLRDRRLWSLIPWRS, from the coding sequence ATGAATGAACCATCCCCAGAACCAACTCCCGTCCCACCAGGGGCAACGCCTGCGGCAGCCAAGTGGACTGGGCGGGTCCTATCAGGCCTCGTTGGCTTGCTGCTGATTGCCAGTGCGCTCGGCAAGCTGGCTGGCGGTGCTCCCGTCGAAGAAGGCTTTTCGCAACTGGGCCTGCCACTGGAAATGCGGTTTCCGCTGGGCGTGCTGGAACTGGTGATCGCGATCATCTATCTGGTCCCCTACACGTCGATTCTGGGAGCGATCCTGCTGACCGGCTACATGGGCGGCGCGATCTGCACGCATTGGCGTGTCGGCGATCCGTTCATCATCCAATCGGTGATTGGCGTCCTGATCTGGCTGGGTGTGTTTCTGCGAGATCGTCGACTCTGGTCGCTGATTCCTTGGCGAAGCTAA
- a CDS encoding RNA polymerase sigma factor, whose amino-acid sequence MVEEDPQSVRQFVDELYRNESRRIFATLVRLLGDFDLAEEAMHEAFASAVQKWEAEGIPNNPRAWLVSTGRFKAIDTIRRRIRFDESLGEIAKRLDADHDQFAAIDDEKIEDDRLRLIFTCCHPAIPASVQVALTLREVCGLRTEEIASAFLTSPPTIAQRIVRGKQKIRDAGIPFEVPKIPQMPTRLDSVLAVIYLVFNEGYSASSGETATRRDLSEEAIRLGRLLVSLLPDAEAMGLLGLMLIQESRRQARTAPNGDIILLEDQDRSLWNQQAIAEGAQMIQDALNTRRFGVYTIQAAIAAVHAEAASSTETDWPQLVALYDVLARIEPSPVVHLNRAVAVAMRDGAEAGLALVNEILSSGSLEDYHLAHAARADLCRRLGRNTEAIASYERALQLAKQEPERRFLEGRLRELR is encoded by the coding sequence ATGGTGGAAGAGGATCCGCAATCGGTTCGTCAATTTGTCGACGAACTTTACCGCAACGAATCGCGCCGCATCTTTGCCACGCTGGTGCGATTGCTGGGAGACTTTGACCTGGCCGAAGAGGCCATGCACGAAGCCTTTGCCAGCGCGGTTCAAAAATGGGAGGCCGAGGGTATCCCGAATAACCCTCGTGCCTGGCTCGTTTCGACGGGCCGGTTCAAGGCGATCGACACCATCCGGCGGCGTATTCGTTTCGACGAATCGCTCGGCGAGATTGCCAAGCGACTCGATGCCGACCACGACCAGTTCGCCGCCATCGACGACGAGAAAATCGAAGACGATCGCCTGCGATTGATCTTCACCTGCTGCCACCCGGCAATCCCAGCCTCCGTCCAAGTCGCGTTGACCTTGCGCGAAGTGTGTGGCCTGCGAACGGAAGAGATCGCCTCGGCTTTTCTCACTTCGCCTCCGACCATCGCCCAGCGGATTGTGCGTGGCAAGCAAAAGATCCGCGACGCCGGGATCCCGTTCGAGGTCCCCAAGATCCCGCAGATGCCAACGCGGCTTGATTCGGTCTTGGCCGTGATCTACCTGGTCTTCAACGAAGGCTATTCGGCTTCGTCTGGCGAAACGGCGACGCGACGCGATCTTTCCGAAGAAGCGATCCGCCTGGGAAGGCTGCTGGTGTCGCTTCTACCCGACGCTGAAGCGATGGGCCTGCTCGGACTCATGCTGATCCAGGAATCGCGAAGACAGGCCCGTACGGCCCCCAACGGTGATATCATCCTACTGGAAGACCAGGACCGCTCGCTCTGGAATCAGCAAGCCATTGCTGAGGGTGCCCAGATGATCCAGGACGCCCTCAACACGCGTCGGTTTGGCGTCTATACGATCCAAGCAGCGATCGCCGCAGTGCACGCCGAAGCAGCTTCCTCGACCGAGACCGACTGGCCACAACTTGTTGCCCTGTATGATGTTCTGGCACGCATCGAGCCCTCGCCGGTCGTTCATCTGAACCGCGCGGTCGCCGTGGCGATGCGGGACGGTGCCGAAGCTGGCCTCGCTTTGGTCAACGAAATCCTTTCTTCTGGCTCGCTGGAAGATTACCATCTGGCGCATGCTGCGAGAGCTGATCTGTGCCGCCGATTGGGCCGAAATACCGAGGCAATCGCCTCCTACGAGCGAGCCCTTCAATTGGCCAAGCAAGAACCGGAACGACGGTTTCTGGAAGGTCGCCTGCGCGAGCTTCGTTGA
- a CDS encoding rhodanese-like domain-containing protein, with translation MSEETSLPIETTCLDVNNLQKENADFLLLDCREQNEFDLVRIEGSTLIPMSELQDRVGELEPHRQRHIVVHCHHGGRSMRVTQWLRQQGFPKVQNMAGGINAWAQDIDPSMATY, from the coding sequence ATGTCTGAAGAAACCAGCCTGCCGATTGAGACGACCTGTCTCGATGTGAACAACCTGCAAAAAGAAAACGCCGATTTTCTGCTGCTCGACTGCCGCGAACAGAACGAGTTCGACCTGGTGCGGATCGAGGGCTCGACGTTGATTCCGATGAGCGAACTGCAAGATCGCGTCGGCGAGCTCGAACCGCATCGCCAGCGGCACATCGTCGTGCATTGCCATCATGGCGGGCGAAGCATGCGCGTGACGCAGTGGCTTCGCCAGCAAGGTTTTCCGAAGGTCCAGAACATGGCCGGCGGAATCAATGCCTGGGCTCAGGACATCGATCCGAGCATGGCGACCTATTAG
- a CDS encoding PcfJ domain-containing protein, translated as MRSRDHYFHQIVDELLACHQPSGGNNRRAYWNLVTQVRRLSDLLSPGPGRPIRDPMELRAYIRTLKTVAEKRLHWASTPESWIPPQAKGVPLSHRVTLRSLMGHLFERYPVPDFMAYSWLSTTAVRWHEALYLHLASGKGVRQFPDRSAIPLPPKAARFFMQAPDDFTPTEAMRWSQLRSYGVRKKIATDIARYTTAGSEVGNESFWETVFRFFVRENVTDEDEAFAIYDFIEEQKFRPGIEVWGRGADERPLQPDFTMKGRTLKSLRRHMVNWREQILAKRPELAMKTFQWDSSPFQSMVHQEGNVKWLMFELLSDRALILEGAAMDHCVATYIDSCAKHQCSIWSLRLHEQGSPKRMATIEVMPNEKSIVQAKGKCNNQIDDNSHRILEYWAEREGLKLEI; from the coding sequence ATGAGATCTCGTGATCATTACTTTCACCAAATCGTGGACGAGCTCCTTGCTTGCCATCAGCCAAGTGGCGGCAACAATCGACGTGCCTATTGGAATCTCGTCACTCAGGTTCGCCGCCTTTCCGATCTGCTAAGCCCTGGTCCTGGTCGGCCGATTCGCGATCCGATGGAACTGCGAGCCTACATCCGCACGCTGAAGACCGTTGCCGAGAAACGACTTCACTGGGCAAGCACTCCTGAATCGTGGATTCCACCACAAGCGAAAGGAGTGCCGCTGAGTCACCGCGTAACGCTGCGTTCGCTGATGGGTCATTTGTTCGAGCGCTATCCGGTGCCGGACTTCATGGCCTACTCGTGGCTGAGCACAACCGCCGTGCGCTGGCACGAAGCACTTTATTTGCACCTCGCATCAGGCAAAGGGGTTCGACAGTTCCCGGATCGTTCTGCGATCCCCCTGCCTCCGAAGGCGGCGAGGTTCTTCATGCAGGCCCCGGACGACTTTACGCCGACCGAGGCGATGCGTTGGAGCCAACTGCGAAGCTACGGCGTGCGCAAGAAGATCGCCACAGATATTGCTAGGTACACCACTGCCGGTTCCGAAGTCGGCAATGAAAGCTTCTGGGAAACGGTCTTCCGATTCTTCGTTCGCGAAAACGTGACCGATGAAGACGAAGCGTTTGCGATCTACGACTTCATCGAAGAGCAGAAGTTTCGTCCTGGGATCGAAGTCTGGGGACGTGGTGCCGATGAACGTCCCCTGCAGCCAGACTTCACCATGAAAGGCCGCACGCTCAAGTCGCTCCGGCGGCACATGGTCAACTGGCGTGAACAAATCCTGGCCAAACGGCCCGAGCTGGCGATGAAGACCTTCCAGTGGGATAGCTCGCCATTTCAATCGATGGTCCACCAGGAAGGGAACGTCAAATGGCTGATGTTCGAACTGCTAAGCGATCGGGCTTTGATCCTGGAAGGAGCCGCGATGGATCACTGCGTAGCGACCTACATCGACTCGTGTGCAAAGCACCAATGTTCGATCTGGTCCCTGCGTTTGCACGAGCAAGGTTCTCCCAAACGGATGGCAACGATCGAGGTTATGCCGAACGAGAAAAGCATTGTTCAAGCCAAAGGGAAGTGCAACAACCAGATCGACGACAACTCGCATCGGATCTTAGAGTACTGGGCCGAGCGGGAAGGTCTGAAGCTGGAGATTTAG
- a CDS encoding DUF1579 domain-containing protein, translated as MREEAQAEHAWLDNLVGTWTMKSEMVMGPDEPPHTSEGTEVVRKLGDLWVVGEMETTSETMADCQGKTILTLGYDPKQKAFVGTFIASIMTYLWIYERGSLDDAGKVLTLNANGPSFVSEGTVAYQDIIEIVDADHRILRSQVIDDNEVWHPFMTAHYYRQK; from the coding sequence ATGCGTGAAGAAGCTCAAGCCGAGCATGCCTGGCTCGACAACCTGGTCGGCACCTGGACGATGAAATCGGAAATGGTCATGGGCCCGGACGAACCGCCCCATACGAGCGAAGGAACCGAAGTGGTTCGCAAGCTTGGTGACCTGTGGGTCGTGGGCGAGATGGAAACCACCAGCGAGACGATGGCCGACTGCCAAGGTAAAACGATCCTGACGCTGGGCTATGATCCGAAGCAGAAAGCGTTCGTCGGAACCTTCATCGCGTCGATCATGACGTACCTCTGGATTTACGAACGAGGCAGCCTGGACGATGCGGGAAAAGTCCTGACGCTAAATGCGAACGGGCCTAGTTTCGTCAGCGAGGGGACGGTCGCCTATCAGGACATCATCGAAATCGTCGACGCCGATCATCGCATCTTGCGTTCGCAAGTGATCGACGACAACGAAGTCTGGCATCCGTTCATGACCGCCCACTATTACCGGCAAAAGTAG
- a CDS encoding STAS/SEC14 domain-containing protein: MSDNLEVVHLKDLTIVRITGKLTAADYETFVPEVEKQIQEFGKLRLLVELHNFHGWTMGALWDDIKFDSKHWSDIKRLAIVGESKWEAGMAVFCKPFTSANVKYFDHTKLEEAKKWLVEEE; the protein is encoded by the coding sequence ATGAGTGATAACTTGGAAGTTGTGCATCTGAAAGATCTGACGATCGTTCGTATCACTGGCAAGCTGACGGCTGCCGATTACGAAACGTTCGTTCCGGAAGTCGAAAAGCAGATCCAAGAGTTCGGCAAGCTCCGCCTCCTGGTCGAACTGCATAACTTCCACGGCTGGACCATGGGTGCTCTGTGGGACGACATCAAGTTCGATTCCAAGCACTGGAGCGACATCAAGCGTCTGGCGATCGTCGGCGAATCGAAGTGGGAAGCAGGCATGGCAGTCTTCTGCAAGCCATTCACTTCCGCCAACGTGAAGTACTTCGACCACACCAAGTTGGAAGAAGCCAAGAAGTGGTTGGTTGAGGAAGAATAA
- a CDS encoding SRPBCC family protein → MLTIVLYLIAGLVALVVILLIVLAFRPNEFAISRSLKIDAPAEVIFPHVNSMAAWETWSPYEKLDPNMQKTITGPESGVGSEMQWNGNGNTGSGSTTIVASQPYESIAIDLKMSAPMKCDNDVLFTFQPEDGGTVVTWSMSGKLNMMAKFAHLILNVDKMCGDQFLEGLTSLKELSEQQAAASET, encoded by the coding sequence ATGCTCACTATCGTTCTATACCTCATCGCAGGCCTGGTCGCGTTGGTGGTGATCTTACTGATTGTCCTGGCGTTCCGTCCGAACGAGTTCGCCATTTCTCGCTCGCTGAAAATCGATGCTCCGGCCGAGGTCATTTTCCCGCATGTGAACAGCATGGCGGCCTGGGAAACTTGGTCTCCTTACGAGAAGCTCGATCCCAACATGCAGAAGACGATCACCGGTCCGGAATCGGGCGTCGGCTCTGAGATGCAATGGAACGGCAATGGCAACACCGGATCAGGCTCGACAACGATTGTCGCCAGCCAGCCTTACGAATCGATTGCGATCGATTTGAAGATGAGTGCTCCGATGAAGTGCGACAACGATGTGCTGTTCACGTTTCAGCCAGAAGATGGCGGCACCGTCGTCACCTGGAGCATGTCCGGCAAGCTGAACATGATGGCGAAATTCGCCCACCTGATTTTGAATGTCGACAAGATGTGCGGCGATCAGTTCCTCGAGGGACTTACTTCCCTGAAGGAACTGAGTGAGCAGCAAGCCGCCGCATCGGAAACTTAG
- a CDS encoding acetylxylan esterase — MRSTHASHVAGSLMLLAFLLVSTVAAQQSVRVLPQGQLPDDARLAPPKDLEGYFPFTPPESATQWQARAEQVRTQLKVALGLWPMPPKTDLNFEQTGRREFEDYAVSNVKFEGMPGLFVTGNLYEPIGKQGPLPGVLCPHGHWENGRYYVADDKSLDEQLANGAETDREAAKNPIQARCVHLARMGCVVLQIDMLGYADSQQLSFDLVHKFARQRAEMNTNQRWGFFSPQAESHLQSVMGLQIWNCIRSLDVLEALPNVDRKRLAVTGASGGATQTMLVAAIDPRVSTCFPAVMVSTAMQGGCTCENCSLLRIGTGNVEFAALFAPKPQGLTAADDWTVEFETKGYPDLKKLYALLGAEDQVELTARTEFGHNYNAVSRKAMYMMFNRLLGLDASVDERPFQRLSRDELSVWTNETRPTYQPEFERDLLELWTNETKKQIQPLLTGDPAAFGKYREMVSTAFEAMLPETDFQPGSLDISIKVKEQQEDYLLIAGLLNNTTAKTQLPTLFLYPKDNWNGHTVVWLTSQGKAGLFDEGGRLKAEVAKLVSAGVSVAGVDLLYQGEFLPDGQPLQQTPRVDNKREAAAYTLGYNYSVAAQRVHDILTSVAFMRTHDREPKSIGLVGLEGEMAAIGAVAMAQQPEAFDFALLQTDGFRFGEVDSIRSPNLLPGGAKYGDVPGFLAMAAPKLMRVIGETDPASRKIVRHAYELAEKQDQLTDDNDDMPPVDWLLNVLGGVGSEK; from the coding sequence ATGCGATCAACTCATGCTTCCCATGTGGCAGGCAGTCTGATGCTGCTTGCTTTTCTGTTGGTATCGACCGTTGCCGCACAGCAGTCGGTCCGAGTCCTTCCTCAGGGACAACTACCCGACGATGCCCGGCTAGCACCTCCCAAAGATCTGGAAGGCTACTTTCCCTTCACTCCGCCTGAGAGCGCCACGCAGTGGCAAGCCCGCGCCGAGCAGGTCCGCACCCAACTGAAAGTGGCGCTCGGTCTCTGGCCGATGCCTCCCAAGACTGATTTGAACTTCGAACAAACCGGCCGCCGCGAGTTCGAGGACTATGCGGTCTCGAACGTCAAGTTCGAGGGAATGCCAGGACTGTTTGTCACCGGCAACCTATACGAACCGATCGGCAAACAAGGTCCCCTGCCCGGCGTGCTGTGCCCGCATGGTCACTGGGAAAATGGCCGTTACTACGTCGCCGACGACAAAAGTCTCGACGAACAACTGGCCAACGGTGCCGAGACCGATCGGGAAGCGGCCAAAAACCCGATCCAGGCGCGCTGCGTTCACCTGGCTCGGATGGGCTGCGTGGTACTGCAGATCGATATGCTTGGCTATGCCGACAGCCAACAACTTTCGTTCGACCTGGTCCACAAGTTCGCTCGCCAGCGTGCAGAGATGAACACCAACCAGCGCTGGGGCTTCTTCAGTCCCCAGGCCGAATCGCACTTGCAGTCGGTCATGGGCCTGCAGATTTGGAACTGCATTCGTTCGCTCGATGTTCTTGAGGCCCTTCCGAATGTCGATCGCAAACGACTGGCGGTCACCGGTGCCAGTGGCGGTGCCACACAAACAATGCTGGTCGCCGCGATCGATCCTCGCGTCTCGACATGCTTCCCGGCTGTGATGGTTTCCACCGCGATGCAGGGAGGATGTACCTGCGAGAACTGCTCGCTTTTGCGTATCGGCACCGGTAACGTCGAGTTCGCCGCCTTGTTCGCACCAAAGCCGCAAGGTTTGACTGCGGCGGACGACTGGACCGTCGAGTTCGAGACGAAAGGCTATCCCGACCTGAAGAAGCTGTACGCCTTGCTCGGTGCGGAAGATCAAGTCGAACTGACCGCCCGAACCGAGTTCGGCCACAATTACAACGCGGTCTCGCGGAAGGCGATGTATATGATGTTCAATCGGCTGCTGGGTCTGGACGCGTCGGTCGACGAACGTCCTTTCCAGCGGCTCTCGCGTGACGAGCTTTCGGTCTGGACGAATGAAACGCGACCCACCTACCAGCCTGAGTTCGAGCGAGACCTGCTGGAACTTTGGACCAATGAAACGAAAAAGCAGATCCAGCCCCTTTTGACTGGCGATCCGGCGGCATTTGGCAAGTACCGCGAGATGGTTTCGACCGCGTTCGAGGCGATGTTGCCCGAAACAGATTTCCAACCAGGTTCGCTCGATATTTCGATCAAAGTCAAAGAGCAGCAGGAAGACTATCTTCTGATCGCAGGTCTGCTGAACAATACCACCGCCAAGACACAGTTACCGACGCTGTTTCTTTACCCCAAAGACAACTGGAACGGGCACACCGTCGTCTGGCTGACCAGTCAGGGCAAAGCGGGGCTCTTCGATGAAGGTGGCCGTTTGAAGGCGGAAGTCGCCAAGCTGGTTTCCGCTGGGGTTTCGGTCGCTGGCGTCGACTTGCTTTACCAAGGCGAGTTCCTGCCAGATGGCCAGCCGCTTCAACAAACCCCACGCGTCGACAATAAACGCGAGGCCGCCGCTTACACGCTGGGCTACAACTACAGTGTCGCTGCCCAGCGCGTGCATGATATTCTCACCTCGGTCGCCTTCATGCGAACGCACGACCGCGAGCCGAAATCGATCGGCCTGGTTGGCCTCGAAGGTGAGATGGCGGCCATCGGGGCTGTCGCGATGGCCCAGCAGCCTGAGGCGTTTGACTTTGCACTGCTGCAGACCGATGGCTTTCGGTTCGGCGAGGTCGACTCGATTCGTTCCCCCAACTTGCTTCCTGGCGGGGCGAAATATGGAGACGTCCCAGGCTTTCTAGCCATGGCGGCCCCCAAGTTAATGCGAGTGATTGGCGAGACCGATCCGGCCAGCCGGAAGATCGTCCGTCACGCTTATGAATTGGCCGAAAAGCAAGATCAACTGACCGACGACAACGATGATATGCCTCCGGTAGATTGGCTTTTGAACGTACTCGGCGGCGTTGGTTCAGAAAAATAG
- a CDS encoding YciI family protein: MKFVCLGYIDESVWDSLSPEASQKIFEECMAYDNELRKGGHFAGGGALDNSKNGVTLRYRNSDVDVTDGPFAETKEQIGGILLLEARDLNHAIQLMSKHPGVRMGPFEIRPADEATNLMIMETSQRLAAELEN; this comes from the coding sequence ATGAAATTTGTCTGCCTCGGATATATCGACGAATCGGTCTGGGACAGTTTGAGCCCGGAAGCCAGCCAAAAGATCTTTGAAGAGTGCATGGCATACGACAACGAGCTCCGCAAAGGAGGCCATTTCGCGGGCGGCGGAGCACTCGATAACTCGAAGAATGGCGTGACCCTCCGCTACCGCAACTCCGACGTCGACGTGACTGATGGTCCCTTTGCCGAAACCAAAGAACAAATCGGCGGCATCTTGCTGCTCGAGGCCCGCGACTTGAACCATGCGATCCAACTGATGTCGAAGCATCCAGGCGTTCGCATGGGACCGTTCGAGATTCGTCCGGCCGACGAAGCCACCAACCTGATGATCATGGAAACGTCGCAGCGTTTGGCTGCCGAACTTGAGAACTAA
- a CDS encoding CCA tRNA nucleotidyltransferase: MSLDLAATRAFSIEVIQTLKQSGFQALWAGGCVRDLLLNRPSKDFDVATNATPDEVRDLFGHDRTLPIGASFGVITVQGGKRRGQVEVATFRTDLGYSDGRRPDEVRFTSAEEDAQRRDFTINGMFYDPIEEQVLDFVGGQRDLKAGLVRSIGNPFLRFEEDKLRMLRAVRFSSTFNFALELQTQHAIREYATHISVVSAERVAAELRRILADKHRMIGVRMLRDLTLLDEILPEVAPVVGHALRWSETYHGLQRLRTPDFRAAMAILLRYTCQRDLAETHPFKPIAPVLEVCQRLKLTNDETKTIQWLIRHEHTVRHADQVAWPKLQRLLIEENAPLLIEVGRAIQTARYNSTTGVEYAESRMSLPEEDLNPNPLLAGTDLIEAGFKPGPRFQSLLEAIRDEQLEKRIHTTAEALAFAKAHWNDS; the protein is encoded by the coding sequence ATGAGTCTCGATCTCGCCGCAACGCGGGCATTTTCGATCGAAGTCATCCAGACTTTGAAACAGTCCGGGTTTCAGGCCCTCTGGGCGGGGGGATGCGTTCGCGATCTTTTGCTGAATCGCCCCTCGAAAGACTTCGATGTCGCTACCAATGCGACGCCGGACGAAGTACGGGACCTGTTCGGCCATGATCGAACCTTGCCGATTGGTGCCTCGTTTGGCGTGATCACCGTCCAGGGAGGCAAACGTCGCGGCCAGGTCGAAGTCGCCACCTTCCGCACCGACTTGGGCTATAGCGACGGTCGCCGCCCCGACGAGGTCCGCTTCACGTCTGCCGAAGAAGACGCTCAGCGTCGCGACTTCACGATCAATGGCATGTTCTACGATCCGATCGAAGAGCAGGTCCTCGACTTTGTCGGAGGCCAACGCGACCTGAAAGCGGGCCTGGTTCGCAGTATTGGCAATCCCTTTCTGCGATTTGAAGAAGACAAACTGCGGATGCTCCGGGCAGTCCGGTTCAGTTCGACGTTTAACTTCGCCCTGGAGTTACAAACGCAGCATGCCATCCGCGAATATGCGACCCACATCAGCGTGGTCAGCGCCGAACGCGTCGCTGCCGAGTTGCGGCGAATTTTGGCCGACAAACATCGCATGATCGGCGTGCGGATGTTACGCGACCTCACCTTGCTCGACGAGATCTTGCCGGAGGTCGCTCCGGTCGTTGGCCATGCCCTGCGTTGGAGCGAAACGTACCATGGCCTACAGCGGCTCCGGACGCCTGACTTTAGGGCGGCGATGGCGATCTTGCTGCGGTATACCTGCCAGCGAGACCTGGCCGAGACACATCCTTTCAAGCCGATTGCTCCGGTGCTGGAAGTGTGCCAGCGGCTGAAGCTGACCAACGACGAGACCAAGACGATCCAATGGCTTATCCGCCACGAACATACCGTTCGCCATGCTGATCAGGTTGCCTGGCCGAAGTTGCAGCGGTTGCTGATCGAAGAGAATGCTCCGCTGCTGATCGAAGTCGGCCGAGCAATCCAGACAGCACGGTATAACTCGACCACCGGCGTGGAATATGCCGAGTCGCGGATGAGCCTGCCGGAAGAAGATCTCAACCCAAATCCCTTGCTGGCCGGCACCGATCTGATTGAAGCAGGCTTCAAGCCGGGGCCTCGTTTCCAGTCATTGCTGGAGGCGATCCGTGACGAACAACTCGAAAAACGAATCCACACCACAGCCGAGGCCCTCGCATTTGCCAAGGCTCACTGGAATGATTCGTAA